One stretch of Paenibacillus sp. AN1007 DNA includes these proteins:
- a CDS encoding InlB B-repeat-containing protein translates to MKKSSKSSRKAVIWMLVFAFIVGPLVIFQGADSDRAYAASSKWKVLGGEHFYTKYMRYTDMAVDNGAAYVTLQNENGSIEIMRYRSTDGWTKLDKTGINDQTFYHTPIVVRDGIPYIVYPDRSLENKTTIMKYTEGSGWSPVGNPSSVPLWGHEPSMAIGEDGTFYLAFGNNRKIYVMKLDSTTGNWEYVGKEIYSPDSIYRMTLKVDNGVPFLSYQYSYNGYNTIVMKYTESTNWERLGNNALDPNSNYLASFDVYQGKPYISYVDRLHDYKATVLSYDEQSGWTPVGSEGFTPDRAAFTALALDSQGVPYIAYREGNQAKATVMKYNGVNGWETVGQNSFSAEAVYETMLAIDHDDVPYIAYTDSTTGIGGVMMTYAEGSQVSYDSNGASDGTIPNDLKVYEDQDTVTVFGNTGNLLKLGHTFAGWNTAADGSGTNYASGDTFTMGGTDIVLYAKWLSSNITVGYEPGEHGTISGTSEQILPGSHPVDVPNVTPANGYRFVGWSSDGGVTKLSTAQVQVLTITAPITFTAYYSGFLKGDADGDGIVTAADALLLTRYLKGKITLSAEQLQALDVNEDGVLDERDVHAILSLYVGKG, encoded by the coding sequence ATGAAAAAGAGCAGTAAGAGCAGCAGAAAAGCTGTTATATGGATGCTGGTATTTGCATTCATCGTTGGGCCGCTTGTAATATTCCAGGGGGCAGATTCTGACCGTGCCTATGCAGCTTCAAGCAAGTGGAAGGTTCTGGGTGGGGAGCACTTTTATACGAAATACATGCGATACACAGATATGGCAGTGGACAATGGAGCTGCCTATGTGACTTTGCAAAATGAGAATGGCAGCATCGAGATCATGAGATACCGGAGCACAGATGGTTGGACAAAGTTGGATAAAACGGGAATTAACGATCAAACATTCTATCATACTCCGATTGTAGTACGTGACGGCATCCCTTACATCGTGTATCCAGACCGTTCTTTAGAGAATAAAACTACGATTATGAAGTATACCGAGGGGAGTGGTTGGTCTCCAGTAGGAAATCCAAGTTCCGTACCATTGTGGGGACATGAACCAAGTATGGCCATTGGTGAGGATGGGACCTTCTATCTTGCTTTTGGTAATAATAGAAAAATATACGTTATGAAGCTCGATTCGACAACCGGGAATTGGGAGTATGTGGGCAAGGAAATCTATTCACCAGATAGTATTTACCGTATGACACTTAAGGTTGATAACGGGGTACCCTTTTTATCTTATCAGTATTCATATAATGGCTATAACACAATCGTAATGAAATACACCGAATCTACCAATTGGGAACGGCTTGGGAATAATGCGTTAGATCCGAACTCAAATTATCTTGCTTCTTTTGATGTGTATCAAGGGAAGCCATATATATCTTATGTGGACAGGCTTCATGATTATAAAGCTACAGTACTGTCTTACGATGAGCAGAGCGGTTGGACTCCAGTAGGTTCTGAGGGTTTTACCCCCGATAGGGCTGCTTTCACAGCATTAGCTTTGGATAGTCAGGGAGTTCCCTATATTGCTTATCGAGAAGGCAATCAAGCTAAAGCAACAGTGATGAAATACAATGGTGTCAATGGATGGGAAACGGTTGGACAGAACAGTTTTTCTGCAGAAGCAGTTTATGAAACAATGCTTGCTATTGATCATGATGATGTACCGTATATCGCTTACACAGACAGCACCACTGGCATAGGCGGCGTCATGATGACATATGCGGAAGGAAGTCAAGTATCCTATGACAGTAACGGAGCTTCTGATGGTACTATACCGAATGACTTGAAAGTATATGAGGATCAAGACACTGTCACTGTGTTTGGAAATACGGGGAATTTATTAAAACTGGGTCATACATTTGCCGGATGGAATACTGCTGCGGATGGTAGTGGAACTAATTATGCCAGCGGGGATACGTTTACTATGGGCGGAACGGATATTGTTCTATATGCCAAGTGGTTGTCTTCAAATATAACAGTTGGCTATGAACCTGGCGAGCATGGCACCATCAGTGGAACAAGTGAGCAAATACTACCTGGCAGCCATCCAGTGGATGTGCCAAACGTCACGCCAGCAAATGGTTACCGGTTTGTCGGTTGGAGCAGCGACGGGGGAGTTACCAAGTTAAGCACAGCGCAAGTACAGGTCTTAACGATTACAGCACCAATTACATTTACAGCGTATTATAGTGGATTCCTTAAAGGGGATGCTGACGGAGATGGCATTGTTACAGCCGCTGACGCGCTGCTGCTGACCAGATATTTAAAGGGGAAAATCACATTATCCGCTGAACAGCTTCAAGCTTTAGATGTCAATGAGGATGGCGTTCTGGATGAACGAGATGTACATGCTATTTTAAGTCTATATGTAGGAAAGGGTTGA
- a CDS encoding S-layer homology domain-containing protein, which yields MLPASLSAVVWADNSPSPDTVELIQAEGFSGELVDVPVYVTPDEFIYKYSIHIQYDSESLELVQDRAVTNELLINPQEEFNTDVSTAGIIKMQASLIENIIVTERTKVATIHFKIKDNVPAGSIILDVTKHDLYESNEPANPSFGIQGEITVKTPRYTVIFDSTGGSLVENTPGVSKGSLINEPLSPTKDGYHFAGWYKDEALTEDWVFLTDIVNGNLTLYAKWIKDEVKKADIQIGSVSGLPGSNVQIPVTVTNTTAGIGSYGMQIDFDANALEVTSIIGGTDLYFDSNYNNQAGWLKTAWADRDGGDARIESGQTMFTVSFRIKSSAAAGEKALSVRTQDAAYFKVTNESGLDMEKTLIPGKVTVNGNGSNGNGGGSGGNGGTVGSGGTSSNGSSGSTGEPSRPSPVATSPAAPPQLGGVDVLVNGKAEQAGISVKSARGEQAVNTVHMDSRKLEAKLAAEGEGSRVTIAFKGNEDIVIGQLNAQMVKNMELKKAVLELRTSQATYTIPAQYLKPEAIARQMGSGIALQDIEVQIEVSPASAETVKRAERAALQNNLTLVAPTYDFTIRALHQNQTIEISKFDAYVERSIALPEGIDPTRITTGVVIDADGKIRHVPTKVIKDNDTYFAQINSLTNSTYSVVWHPLEYVDVADHWSKTAVNDMGSRMIIEGTGEGMFSPNRDITRAEFAAILIRGMGLAPQQGSSSFSDIADSDWYNGAVNTAVSFGLMAGYADGMFRPEDRITREQAMVVLERAMSKTGLNLQPVSTVNEEMLYPFQDTKQLADWARGAAAFNLQQGLITGRHAVELAPKKHMTRAEAAAVMQRLLKQSKLI from the coding sequence ATGTTGCCCGCCAGTTTAAGTGCTGTTGTTTGGGCGGATAACTCTCCCTCACCTGATACAGTCGAATTAATTCAGGCAGAAGGTTTTTCAGGTGAACTGGTCGACGTGCCGGTGTATGTTACACCGGATGAATTCATTTATAAGTACAGCATTCATATACAATATGATTCAGAGTCACTGGAACTTGTGCAGGATCGGGCGGTGACTAATGAACTCTTAATAAATCCTCAAGAAGAGTTTAATACAGATGTATCGACCGCAGGTATTATTAAGATGCAGGCTAGTTTAATTGAAAATATAATTGTGACAGAGAGAACCAAGGTAGCTACAATCCATTTTAAAATCAAGGATAACGTGCCAGCAGGATCGATAATTCTCGATGTAACTAAACACGATTTGTACGAGAGTAATGAACCGGCCAATCCTTCATTCGGTATTCAGGGGGAAATTACAGTGAAGACTCCCCGATATACCGTTATATTTGACTCCACAGGTGGCAGCTTAGTAGAGAATACTCCAGGTGTAAGCAAAGGTTCGCTTATAAATGAGCCTTTATCCCCAACGAAGGATGGCTATCATTTCGCAGGATGGTACAAGGATGAAGCTTTGACAGAGGATTGGGTTTTCTTAACGGATATCGTCAATGGAAACCTCACATTATATGCCAAATGGATCAAAGATGAAGTGAAAAAGGCAGATATTCAGATTGGTTCTGTCAGTGGATTGCCAGGATCGAATGTACAAATTCCTGTAACGGTAACAAACACAACGGCCGGAATCGGCTCTTATGGTATGCAGATTGACTTTGATGCTAATGCACTTGAGGTCACCAGTATCATCGGGGGGACAGACCTCTATTTTGATAGTAATTATAACAACCAGGCTGGTTGGTTAAAGACAGCATGGGCAGACCGTGATGGTGGAGATGCACGGATTGAATCAGGCCAAACGATGTTTACCGTGTCGTTCCGTATCAAGAGTAGTGCAGCGGCAGGTGAGAAAGCTTTGAGCGTACGCACTCAAGATGCTGCCTATTTCAAAGTCACTAACGAATCAGGACTTGACATGGAGAAAACACTGATTCCAGGAAAAGTGACAGTGAACGGTAATGGAAGTAATGGTAATGGCGGAGGTTCTGGCGGTAACGGCGGAACTGTCGGCAGCGGGGGGACGAGCAGTAACGGAAGTTCTGGCAGCACGGGAGAGCCAAGCAGACCATCTCCAGTTGCGACGTCACCTGCAGCACCTCCACAACTAGGTGGTGTCGATGTTCTGGTGAACGGAAAAGCAGAACAGGCCGGTATATCGGTAAAGAGTGCTCGGGGAGAACAAGCTGTCAACACGGTTCACATGGATTCTCGGAAATTGGAAGCAAAGCTGGCTGCTGAGGGTGAAGGCTCACGTGTGACAATTGCCTTTAAAGGAAATGAGGACATTGTCATTGGACAGTTGAATGCGCAGATGGTCAAAAATATGGAGCTTAAAAAGGCTGTGCTTGAACTGCGCACATCTCAAGCGACATACACCATACCTGCGCAGTATTTGAAGCCTGAAGCTATCGCTCGTCAGATGGGTAGCGGCATCGCGCTTCAAGATATTGAGGTTCAGATTGAAGTTAGTCCTGCATCGGCTGAAACAGTAAAGCGTGCAGAGCGCGCTGCGTTGCAGAATAACCTGACACTGGTTGCCCCTACGTACGATTTTACCATTCGTGCACTGCATCAGAATCAGACAATAGAAATCTCCAAGTTTGATGCCTATGTTGAGCGAAGCATAGCTCTGCCTGAGGGTATTGATCCTACACGGATTACAACTGGAGTAGTCATTGATGCCGATGGAAAAATACGACACGTGCCAACAAAAGTAATCAAGGATAATGATACGTACTTTGCTCAAATTAACAGCCTAACGAACAGCACATATTCCGTTGTATGGCATCCACTTGAGTATGTCGATGTTGCGGATCATTGGTCCAAAACAGCTGTAAACGATATGGGCTCAAGGATGATTATTGAAGGAACTGGCGAAGGAATGTTCAGCCCGAATCGCGACATTACCCGCGCTGAGTTTGCTGCCATCCTGATTCGGGGTATGGGTCTTGCACCGCAGCAAGGATCATCATCGTTCTCGGATATTGCTGATTCAGACTGGTATAACGGAGCTGTTAACACAGCAGTATCATTCGGGTTAATGGCTGGATACGCAGATGGCATGTTCCGACCAGAGGACAGAATTACACGTGAGCAAGCCATGGTTGTTCTGGAAAGAGCGATGTCTAAAACCGGGTTGAACCTTCAGCCTGTCAGCACTGTGAATGAAGAAATGCTCTATCCATTCCAAGATACAAAACAATTGGCAGATTGGGCACGTGGTGCTGCTGCATTTAATCTGCAGCAGGGGCTCATTACAGGTAGACATGCTGTAGAATTGGCACCTAAAAAGCATATGACCCGCGCTGAAGCAGCGGCTGTAATGCAGCGGCTGTTGAAACAGTCCAAACTAATTTAA
- a CDS encoding ABC transporter ATP-binding protein, with amino-acid sequence MSEQQPIIRFERVTQQYDQDEAVLKAVSFEIERGKFYTLLGPSGCGKTTILRLIAGFAEPTEGSIYFNGALINKVPAHQRQVNTVFQDYALFPHLNVFENVAFGLRIKKMKTSEIRSKVLEALKFVNLSGYENREIGEMSGGQRQRVAIARAIVNEPEILLLDEPLSALDLKLRTEMQYELRELQQRLGITFIFVTHDQEEALAMSDEIFVLNGGVIQQSGTPNDIYDEPINRFVADFIGESNIVAGRMKQDFVVEFAGAQYECVDQGLQPDEPVEIVIRPEDFEITTEEQGKLKVKVDSQLFRGVHYEISTYDDAGNEWLIHSTKKAVVGSRIGLYFDPEAIHVMRFNETEEEFDRRLEAYQEAAHAD; translated from the coding sequence ATGTCAGAACAACAACCGATCATTCGGTTTGAGCGGGTGACGCAGCAATATGACCAGGATGAGGCTGTATTGAAGGCAGTTAGCTTTGAGATTGAACGTGGTAAATTTTATACGCTTCTCGGCCCTTCCGGCTGCGGTAAAACAACGATATTGCGGCTGATCGCCGGCTTTGCGGAGCCGACGGAGGGCAGCATTTATTTTAACGGGGCATTGATTAATAAGGTGCCTGCGCATCAGCGTCAGGTGAATACGGTATTCCAGGACTATGCGTTATTTCCACATTTGAATGTATTCGAGAACGTAGCCTTTGGCTTGCGGATTAAAAAAATGAAAACATCCGAGATTCGCAGCAAAGTGCTGGAAGCTCTCAAGTTTGTCAATCTGTCCGGTTATGAGAACCGGGAGATTGGCGAGATGTCCGGCGGACAGCGCCAACGGGTGGCGATTGCCCGCGCGATTGTGAACGAGCCTGAAATTCTGCTGCTGGACGAGCCGTTGTCGGCGCTCGACCTGAAGCTGCGTACGGAGATGCAGTACGAACTGAGAGAGCTGCAGCAGCGGCTGGGCATCACGTTTATTTTTGTCACGCATGATCAGGAAGAAGCACTCGCGATGTCTGATGAAATCTTTGTCCTGAACGGTGGTGTCATTCAGCAGAGCGGTACGCCGAATGATATTTACGATGAGCCAATTAACCGCTTTGTCGCGGACTTTATCGGAGAGTCGAATATCGTGGCAGGCAGGATGAAGCAGGACTTTGTCGTTGAGTTTGCAGGTGCACAGTATGAATGTGTCGATCAGGGACTGCAGCCGGACGAGCCTGTTGAGATCGTCATTCGCCCAGAGGACTTCGAGATCACAACGGAGGAGCAGGGCAAGCTCAAGGTGAAGGTGGACTCCCAGCTGTTCCGCGGCGTGCACTACGAGATTTCGACCTACGATGACGCAGGCAACGAATGGCTGATCCATTCGACGAAGAAAGCAGTCGTGGGATCGCGCATCGGGCTTTATTTTGACCCGGAAGCCATTCACGTTATGCGCTTCAACGAAACCGAGGAAGAGTTCGATAGACGACTCGAAGCTTATCAAGAGGCCGCTCATGCAGACTAA
- a CDS encoding ABC transporter permease encodes MQTKASTRNAYLIPYVLWMVLFVVAPVLLVIYYSFFDVEGNFTLGNYVRFFTPVYMQMTLSSFWYAFLITAFSLLISYPTAYMLTRTKHKQLWLLLIILPSWINLLLKAYAFIGLFGTYGLTNSLLEVVGIGTQQILFTDFSFIFVSVYIFIPFMILPIFNALEEMNPSLIYAARDLGASSWLTFRRVIFPLTISGVKSGCQAVFIPALSLFMITRLIAGNRVITLGTAIEQHFLVTQDWGMGSTIAVFLIIAMAVIMFLTGSGKKEVRNGKKRKTV; translated from the coding sequence ATGCAGACTAAAGCCAGCACGCGCAATGCGTATCTAATTCCATACGTGTTATGGATGGTGTTGTTCGTTGTAGCGCCGGTGCTGCTGGTCATCTATTATTCGTTCTTTGATGTGGAGGGTAACTTCACACTGGGCAACTACGTGCGGTTCTTTACGCCAGTGTATATGCAGATGACGCTTAGTTCGTTCTGGTACGCGTTTCTGATTACAGCGTTCTCGCTGCTCATCTCGTATCCAACGGCGTACATGCTGACCCGAACGAAGCATAAGCAGCTGTGGCTGCTGCTGATCATTTTACCGAGCTGGATCAATCTGTTGTTAAAAGCGTACGCCTTTATCGGCTTGTTCGGTACGTATGGTCTGACCAACTCCCTACTCGAAGTGGTGGGCATTGGTACGCAGCAGATTTTGTTCACCGATTTCAGCTTTATTTTTGTGTCGGTGTACATCTTCATTCCATTTATGATTCTGCCGATCTTTAACGCGCTGGAAGAGATGAATCCGTCCTTGATCTATGCTGCACGGGATCTCGGTGCTTCATCGTGGCTGACGTTCCGCCGCGTGATCTTTCCGCTGACAATCAGCGGGGTGAAATCAGGCTGCCAGGCGGTATTTATCCCGGCGCTGTCCCTGTTTATGATTACTCGTCTCATTGCAGGGAACCGTGTTATTACGCTGGGTACAGCCATCGAGCAGCATTTTCTCGTGACCCAGGACTGGGGCATGGGTTCGACGATTGCCGTCTTTTTAATTATCGCAATGGCAGTTATTATGTTTCTGACCGGATCAGGCAAGAAGGAGGTGCGGAATGGGAAGAAACGGAAAACTGTCTAA
- a CDS encoding ABC transporter permease yields the protein MGRNGKLSNVYLAVVFAILYAPIAYLIFYSFNSGGHMRGFEGFTLEWYREVFADTRLLIIVLNTFIIALLSSAISTILGVAGALAIYHVRRKRTKNTLLSLNNVLIVSPDVIIGASFLILFTMIGIKLGFTSVLLSHIAFSVPIVVIMVLPKLQEMSPTLMDAARDLGAGSWQILTRVVLPYVKPGIFAGFFMALTYSLDDFAVTFFVTGNGYSTLSVEIYSRARQGVSLSINALSTLLFLLTVLLVVGYYFINRRAARIPAGGKGLRP from the coding sequence ATGGGAAGAAACGGAAAACTGTCTAACGTCTATCTGGCGGTTGTATTCGCCATTTTGTATGCACCGATTGCCTATCTGATTTTCTATTCTTTCAATAGCGGCGGTCATATGCGCGGGTTCGAAGGCTTCACGCTGGAATGGTACAGGGAAGTTTTTGCGGATACCCGGCTGCTGATTATCGTCTTAAATACGTTTATTATCGCACTGTTGTCTTCGGCCATTTCAACCATTCTGGGTGTGGCAGGGGCACTGGCGATTTATCATGTACGCCGCAAACGAACCAAAAACACACTGTTATCCCTGAACAACGTGCTGATTGTTAGTCCGGATGTCATTATCGGTGCATCCTTCCTGATCCTGTTTACGATGATTGGCATCAAACTTGGCTTTACGTCGGTACTGCTGTCCCATATCGCATTCAGTGTGCCGATTGTAGTCATCATGGTGCTGCCGAAGCTGCAGGAGATGAGTCCAACCTTGATGGATGCGGCTCGTGATCTGGGTGCAGGGTCATGGCAGATTCTAACGCGTGTTGTGCTGCCTTACGTGAAACCTGGTATTTTCGCTGGATTTTTCATGGCCTTGACGTACTCGCTCGACGATTTTGCTGTAACCTTCTTTGTGACGGGGAACGGATACTCCACGCTTTCGGTGGAAATTTATTCCAGAGCAAGACAAGGGGTGTCGCTGTCGATTAATGCGTTGTCTACCCTGCTGTTCCTGCTCACGGTGCTGCTGGTGGTTGGATATTACTTCATTAATCGCCGTGCAGCACGCATACCAGCGGGAGGAAAGGGGCTGCGTCCATGA
- a CDS encoding ABC transporter substrate-binding protein, whose protein sequence is MKQLVRTFALVFVAAFALMILASYLNKSQGYSGGNTLTIYNWGDYIDPDLLKEFEQESGMKVIYQTFDSNEAMLTKIEQGGTTFDVAIPSEYAISKMKEEKLLVPIDHNKLPNLKNIDSRFLNLNYDPDNQFSIPYFWGTVGIVYNPELVGGLTFDSWNDLWDPRLKNQILLLDGAREVIGMGLNSLGYSLNDTNEDHLQAALQKLSTLTPNVRAIVGDEIKMLLANEEAAVGLVWSGDASEIMDQNDKLDYKVPEEGSNLWFDSMVIPKTAKNVDGAHQFINFMLDPDHAARNAEYVGYSTPNAEALKQLPEDISEDERFYPDETLTSKLEVYNNLGKKMLSHYNDLFLEFKMHSK, encoded by the coding sequence ATGAAACAGCTGGTACGGACATTTGCACTTGTGTTTGTGGCCGCTTTTGCCTTGATGATTCTCGCTTCATACTTGAATAAAAGCCAGGGGTACTCCGGTGGTAACACACTGACCATCTACAACTGGGGTGATTATATCGACCCGGATCTATTGAAGGAATTTGAGCAGGAATCCGGTATGAAGGTCATCTATCAGACGTTTGATTCCAATGAAGCGATGCTGACCAAAATTGAACAGGGTGGCACAACGTTTGACGTGGCCATTCCTTCCGAATATGCGATTAGCAAAATGAAAGAAGAAAAACTGCTTGTTCCGATCGATCACAACAAGCTGCCGAACCTGAAAAACATTGATTCCCGGTTCCTGAACCTCAACTACGATCCGGATAACCAATTTTCTATCCCGTATTTCTGGGGAACCGTTGGTATTGTGTACAATCCGGAGCTGGTGGGCGGTCTGACATTTGACAGCTGGAATGATTTGTGGGACCCGCGTTTGAAAAATCAGATCCTGCTGCTCGATGGTGCTCGTGAAGTCATCGGTATGGGTCTGAACAGTCTGGGCTATTCGCTCAACGATACGAACGAAGACCATCTCCAAGCTGCACTGCAAAAACTGTCCACGCTGACTCCTAACGTAAGAGCCATCGTTGGGGACGAGATCAAAATGCTGCTTGCGAACGAAGAAGCCGCAGTTGGACTCGTATGGTCTGGGGATGCATCGGAGATAATGGATCAGAATGACAAGTTGGATTACAAGGTGCCGGAGGAAGGTTCAAATCTCTGGTTCGACAGCATGGTCATCCCGAAAACAGCCAAAAACGTGGACGGCGCGCACCAGTTTATCAACTTTATGCTGGACCCGGATCATGCTGCACGCAACGCAGAGTACGTGGGGTATTCTACACCGAATGCCGAGGCACTCAAGCAGCTGCCAGAAGATATCTCAGAGGATGAGCGTTTCTATCCGGATGAGACTTTGACAAGCAAGCTGGAGGTCTACAACAATCTGGGCAAAAAAATGCTGTCGCATTATAACGACCTGTTCCTGGAGTTTAAAATGCACAGTAAATAG